In Pirellulales bacterium, the genomic stretch CTGTTCGACCGCGCGCTTATTCCGCGCATCGTCCACTTCAGGGCTTCGTCCGCGGTCGCGTCGGCCTTCCGCAGGAACATCGTCGCGCCAAAACCGACGTCAGCTCCGGCGACGGGCTGACCGGCAGCGTCGACAACTTCGACAGCGAGCGACGCCGGTGCGGCTTTTTGTTGCTCGTCGGCAAGGCAGAATGCGGCGATCGGTCCGGCAACCAATGCCGCGATTGCGATAATGCGATTCACAGGCACCTCCTTGTGCAATTCGAGATCTCTTTACCAGCGCAACACCAGCACCGGGCAGTGCGCGAGGCGAATCACTTTCTCGGCCACCGAGCCGATCAGCAAATGCCGCAGCCCGGTGCGGCCGTGCGACGGAAGGACGATCAAGTCGGCTCGTTCATCCTTGGCGAAGGCGGCGATTTCGGTGCCCGGATCGCCGAAGACTACCTTCATCTGCACGCCGGCATATTTCTTATCCGCGAGCTTTTCGCGCATGGCGTCCAGAGCGTGCCGCTCGCGCACCGAGTTATCGATCGTCGTCCAGATGACCCCCGGCTCGGCCGGGTCAAGCACTGGCAGGACGTACAGCGCGTGCAGGGCCGACGTCGAATCGACCATGTCGAGCGCCGTGTCCAAGGCCCCGAAGGCCTCGTCCGAAAAGTCGATCGGCACGATGACGCATTTCTTGGGTAGCCAGGGCACGATTGTGCGCTCCTTGTCGTGGGGTGAATTGTCTGCAGGCGAGCCGCCGCTCGATTTCGTCCTGCAGGCGCGGTTGTAACGCCTGAAGTGGCTTCGAGTCAACGATTTATGGCAGCAGTAACACGGCAGGGGCCATTTTCGACATATTCGGTTGCTTAAAATGTCCAAATGCCTATTATGGTCATAGATACGTCACCGCAGGCATTGCGATTGGTGCCCCTCATGGAAACTTCATCAGCGCTCAGTTCCGCCACGAGTGATGGTCAGGTCCTGGACCTGATGCGTCGTCACGGCGCCATGAGCGTCACGCAAGTGGCACGGGCTACCCGCGTTACGGCGACCGCCGTGCGGCAACGCCTGACACGGCTGATGAGCCTCGGCCTTGTCGAGCGCGAGCTGCCAACGAGTGACGGAGGCTGCGTTCCACGCGGTCGCCCCAGCCACCGG encodes the following:
- a CDS encoding universal stress protein, translating into MPWLPKKCVIVPIDFSDEAFGALDTALDMVDSTSALHALYVLPVLDPAEPGVIWTTIDNSVRERHALDAMREKLADKKYAGVQMKVVFGDPGTEIAAFAKDERADLIVLPSHGRTGLRHLLIGSVAEKVIRLAHCPVLVLRW